From Treponema sp. OMZ 787:
CTAGGTATATTTTTTAAAAAGACTCTACTTGACTTTATACTTTTTTTTTGCTTTACTGTAAGGTAAATGAAAAAAAATATAGGTATTATTTTATTTATTCTAGTAGGTTCGCTTTGTTTTTCTCAAAATATAACCACCGCCGGAGACCTTTTTTCTTCAGTTTCTGAACGGTATGCTCAAATACAGGATTATCTTGTGGATATGAATATAACCGTCGGAACTTCGACACAGCAGGCTACTGCAATGTTTAAAAGACCGGACAAGCTGCGTTTGGACTTTAAGGCTCCTGAAGAACAATGTATAGTCTTTAACGGAAGCACTCTTTCAATTTATTTGCCTCAATATAGAACAATTTTGACTCAGGATGTAGAGCAAAGCAATGCAGGAGGCTCTTCACTGGCAACCCCGCAAGGCCTTTCACTTATGAAAAGAGGCTACACAATTCAATACGATGCAACATCTGCACCTCAACCGCTGGAAGAAGGCTCATCTGAGAATGTTATAATCTTGCTTATGAATAGAAAATCGGCGACAGAGACATTTAAAACCCTCCGGGTTATGATTTATCCTGAAGGTAAATTAATACGCCGAATTGAAGCAGTACCTGTTTCAGGCGGTAAAATTATATTCGATTTTTATAATTACAGAATAAATGCAGGAGTAGGAAGCAAAAACTTTGTTTTTGATGCCCCCTCTACAGCAAAATCCTTTAACGATTTTCTTTTTGTCGATTAATTTAGTGCAGATTATTTAATATGGGAGATAAATAATGAACGAAATCGGAAAATTACTCACCGAAACAAGAATAAAAAAAGATCTTGAACTTGATCAGGTTGCAAGAGAAACAAATATAGCCAAAAGATATTTGGAAGCCCTGGAAAATGACGATTACAGTGTTTTCCCTGCCGAGCCTTATGTTGTAGGCTTTTTAAGAAACTATTGCGAATATCTGGATCTTGATCCGGACGAAATAGCCAATCTTTATAAGCAGATTAAAATACAGGAAACCTCTTTACCGCCGGATGCCCTATTGGAAAGACGGGGCTTTGCCTTATCAAAGCCTCTTATAATAGGATTTGGAGTCATCGCTGCCGTTGCCGTAATAATTGTTGCCGTATTTTTTGCATTTAAAAGTATTATACCGGCCATACAGCAAAAACGGACTGAGGCAAACGTCAAAACCGAAATAAAAGAAGCCCGTGAAGCAAAGATACATGAAATAAACAAGGAAAAATATGAGCAAAGAATATTTGAAGGCGATACTTTAAAACTAAACATAAAAGAGAAAGAATTCACTCTCGAAGTTGAAAAAATCAGTCCTAAATTAAGCCTAAAAACAGCTCTTGGAAGTCAAATAATAAGCCTTGGACAAACCGTGAAAATAGATCTCGACAATGATTTAACTCCCGATATAGAAATTACTTTAGAAGATATAGATAAAAACAATGCGGATTCAGGAGCCCTGGTATCCATAGTTAGCGGAACCGGTATTGCACAGGGCTCACATTCTGCAGAAACAGATGTAGTTGTTTCCGAAGAAGATTCTCAAGCCTCGGCAGCCTACAAGGTTTTATTTGAAAGCGGTTCTGCCTATCCTGTAACATTGAATGCAACATTTAGGGGTTACTGTCTTTTTAGACATGAAGCAGACAGGGCAAACCGGGAAGAAAGATATTATCAAAAAGCGGAACAGCTTACCGTTCAGGCCAACAACGGCTTAAGAATTTGGGCATCAAACGGAAATGCCGTAAAACTTCAAGTAGTTGCAGGCGGTAAAACAGTCGATTTGGAAGTCAGCCGTCCGGGAGAAGTTATCGTAAAAGACTTAAAATGGATACGCGATGATGAAACCAAACGCTTTAAATTCATTGTTGTAGATGTCGATTAACATAAATGCTTCAAAATAAATTTTTTATAGACTTGCACGGCTGTGCAAAAAACCAGGTAGATGCAGAGCTTATAATAGGGATAATGGAAAATTTGTCATGGAAAAACACATCCAATCCCGGCGAAGCGGATTTGATAATAGTCAATTCATGCGGATTTATAAATTCTGCAAAAGAAGAATCTATAAATGCAGTTCTGCAGGCCAAGGCCGCCCACCCAAAGGCCAAAATTCTATTGGCAGGATGCTTGGCAGAGCGCTATGCCGAAGTTCTTAAAAACGATTTGCCTGAAGCAGACGGTATTTTTGGAAACGGAAACCTTTCTCTTTTACCTCAGCTAATAGAAACCATGTTTCCTCAAAAGCCGTCAAACGGAAAAAATATAGACCGAATCCTTCTTGCCCCTCAAGTAGGTGTCTGCGGAGGAGAAAGGCCTACAATCCTTAACTTTCCGCGGTCGGCCTACATAAAAATAACCGAAGGCTGTGATAATTTTTGCAGTTTTTGTGCAATCCCGCTTATAAGAGGCCGCTTAAGAAGCCGATCGGTAAAAGATATCTGTGATGAAATAAAATCTTTTTTAAAAAAAGGATTTTATGAGTTCAACCTGATAGGGCAAGACTTGGCAGCCTATCAAACAGGAAAAGATGACTTAAAAGAAGCGGAGCAAAATAAAGAAAAAAGTTCCGGTCTAGCCCTTCTTTTAAAAAGTATTTCGGAAATAAGCGGAAACTTTAAAATCAGATTACTTTACATTCATCCTGATCACTTTCCTCTGGATATTTTGCCAATAATGACGGCAGATAAAAGATTTTTGCCCTACTTCGATATTCCCTTTCAATCGGGTGCAAAAAAAATCATAAAAGCAATGAACCGAAAAGGCTCAGCAGACTTTTACCTTCATATTGTAAAGAATATAAGGGAAGCTTTTAAAAAAGCAAATAGTCCTTATGGTGAGCCGCAAATACGAACAACATTTTTGGTAGGTTTTCCCGGCGAAACGGATGAAGACTTCAATGAAACTATTAACTTTTTAAAAGAGTTAAAACCTCTTTGGTCGGGAGGCTTTACATATTCACGGGAGGAGGATACCCCTTCATACTCCTTTAAGGGAAGAGTTCCGAAAAAAACAGCGGAGCTCCGCCTTGCCGAAATACAAAAAACTCAAACTTCAATCACCGAAAAAAAACTTGATTCCTTCATGGGAAGAGAGACCGAGGTCTTGGTAGAAGAGCTTATTCCTACGGATCAATTCATTACAGAAAATGAAGAAGGAGAGCTTGAAGAGGATAAAACATTCTTAGCTCTTGGGCGGGCCTGGTTTCAAGCCCCGGAAGTTGACGGAGCTGTTGTTTTAAGTTTTAACTCCGGCACAAAAGACTCGGACGGAAATCCTATAGCCCCCGGCTCCATTGTAAAAGCAAAAATTTTAGCCAGAAACGGTTTTGATTTGGAAGCCCTAGCCCTTTAAAACTTCTTTATAAAACCTGTCATAATTTATAAAGCCTTATAAAAATATGCCGATATTGTAATGAGGTATAATTAATTCCGTCTTAGAATATTATAGAGGGTTTACTAATCCTTAATAAATATGATAAAATAGGTATTGGAGATTTGAATTGCGTACGGGTTTAAAAGTTCTTATAAGTTTAGTTATCTCTTTGGCTGTATTTGCCGGGCTTTTTTTATTAACGGCCTCGGATTATGAGTCTTTTACGGAAACAAAAATATATAAGCCTGCCATCGTAAGGCACATCAATGACAATCTCTCAGAAATTGAAAGAGTTTTTATCTCATGGAATGACACAAATACCGAATTATTTAAAAATTTTATCCGTGAAGAATCATTAATGTCAGCAGTAAAACAAGAGCAAGACCGCTCAGACATAGAAAATAGAAATAATCTTATTTCAAAAATAATATCTACTGTCCCGGGATTTTCAGGCTTAAGGATAATCGGTTCACAATACCAAAAAATTCACTTTAGTACCTTTCCTGAAGACATTCTAAACAAAACAGACTCAATGCTCTCATATAAAAGGTACAATGATGCCGGTAATTCAATTCCATTTCAACATATAGAAGCAGAAGACAAGTCTGAAGTAAAAATTACGGCTTCAACAGATCTTAATATGATTTTATATTGTCTGCCTTTTTACGATAACTATGAGGTATATAGGGGAACAGCCGTTTTTTATATTTCAGGCAACAGCTTTTTATACCATTTGGTTTCGCAAAATATCCTTTCAATAAGTGACGGCCTGGCCCTTTTATCCGATCAGGCACATACGATTATGGGAATTTTAACGGGTACTCACAATGTAGCTTCTCCCGAATTAAAAGATGCTGTCCTAAGCGACTGGGAAAGACTCCCTCAAAATTTGCGTATAATAGGTCTTGAAGGCGAGGACCGCTGGGTTCTTATTACAAAAAAATCCGACTTTGGCTATATAGGCAGAATCACCGAAAAAAGCGTTTTTATGTTCCCTTCAGCTGTCAAATATTTTTTGGTATTTACAGTTTTTATAACGATGTTTTTGGCATCATTTTTATTGTTAAATTTAAAGAGAAATAAGCTGTTTATTGCACAAAATAAAATTCAGCAGCTCCATTGGTCCATCCTAAAAAGCTATTTAAAAACATCCCAAAAAGAAAACTGGGCAGAATTACAAAAAGAGCTTGAATATCATAGACATGAAGTAAATGCCGAAATAAAAAGCGGCCTAGGAAAAAAACTTCTTGAAACTAAGGGAAAAGAAATAGATGATTTCTTACAAAATAGCTGGCAGGAAATATTTGACATTATAAACAAGACTGCAATAAATAAGTCTTTAAACCATGACCTAAAAGGAGTAAATGCAGAAGAACTTATAAGCCTTTTGATGGAAGCTGTAAAAGATCAAAAGAATGTTGCAGATAAACCCAAGTCAACGCCAAAAACTCAAACTTCAACCGAAGAAGCCGAGGCTGTAGAAGAACTCGATGAAGTAGAAGAAGCCGAGGCCGTCGAAGAACTCGATGAAGTAGAAGAAGCCGAGGCCGTCGAAGAACTCGATGAGGTAGAAGAAGCCGAGGCCGTCGAAGAGCTTGATGAAGTTGAAGAAGCCGAGGCCGTCGATGAGCTTGATGAAGTTGAAGAAGCCGAGGCCATTGAAGAGCTTGATGAAGTAGAAGAAGCCGAAGCCGTCGAAGAACTCGATGAAGTAGAAGAAGCCGAGGCCGTCGAAGAGCTTGATGAAGTTGAAGAAGCCGAGGCCGTCGACGAGCTTGATGAAGTAGAAGAAGCCGAGGCCGTCGAAGAGCTTGATGAAGTTGAAGAAGCCGAGGCCGTCGACGAGCTTGATGAAGTTGAAGAAGCCGAGGCCGTCGACGAGCTTGATGAAGTTGAAGAAGCCGAGGCCATTGAAGAGCTTGATGAAGTTGAAGAAGCCGAGGCCGTCGACGAGCTTGATGAAGTTGAAGAAGCCGAGGCCATTGAAGAGCTTGATGAAGTTGAAGAAGCCGAGGCCATTGAAGAAGATAAAAATTATGAAGAGATTTACGAAGCAGAAGCGGCAGCAGTTTTTGACAAGATAGAAGAAGAACAAGACGAAGAAATTATCGATGAAGAAAATATCGATGATCCTATGCTCCGCTTAAATGATTTAGGATATACTATTTCAGGCTTGGATTTTTCTGAACTCGATGTTCCTATTTCAGAATTGGAAAAGGTTGAAGCCAAAAAGGTTGAATACATTACTGACGATTATAGCCCAATACGCTCAATGTGGGGAAAATATGATGACAGCCCCATCTTGGGAACTCTGGATGTAGTAGGAGAAAGCGACCCTGTTCCTTTACTGGATTTAAATGAAGAACAAACAATTGTAAACGAGGATGGAGTATTTATTATCCGTAAGACAGAAACGGTGAAACCTGAAAATAAAGATTTTAAGGCTCTTGTTGACTCGGTACTTCGATAGCACCAAAATGCAAACAATTTTAGAAAATTTCAAAAAACTTTTTTTGATTTTATTTTTTTTTATAGCAAACTTAAATTTTTCTCCATGTCAGGCAAAAGATAAATTTGATCCGTTTAATTTTAATCTTGATAATCCGTGGCTTAGTTTAAAAGCCATTCAAACAGCCTACCCCGATCTTATAAAAAACATATCTTTTGATTCGGAAGTAAATGATTGGTTTATAACTATAAGAAATCAAAATTTATATTGGGCAGAAGGAAGGCTTTTACTAAAAAAAGATCTTAAAAACCGGCAAAATTGGGCACCCATAATTTCTTACTTTTACTCCGATGAAATCCAAAATCCTAAACATTTTTCTGAAGATCATATAAGAGCATTAAAACCCGAAAACCTGATCAAGAACAGAAAAAAAGCTCCGCCGCCAAATTACACATTTTTTATGCTTTTATTTAATGGAAAAAACCGCAGCGAAATTATAAAGCAGCTTCGCCGGTCGCACTTTTTGGGTTATGAAGTATGGGTGCACCAGCGTGTTGTCGAACCCTTACGGAGAGTTCAAACAAAAATATATCAAGCACAAAAAACAAATAAAGAAGTTAAAAAATTTTTAAAAGAGCTAAGCCAATGCTGGAGTTTTAACTGGAGGGTTATCGCAGATTCCGGTAAACTAAGTAATCACAGTTGGGGCTCTGCGATTGATCTTTTACCTAAAAACTACAGAAATAAAAAAATTTATTGGTTTTGGGAAGCTGTCCGGGATGACTATTGGATGAAAATAATGCCCTACCGCCGATGGATACCTCCTAAGGCCATAATAGACGCTTTTGAAAGTGAAGGATTTATCTGGGGAGGCAACTGGACCCTATGGGACAATATGCACTTTGAATACCGTCCCGAAATTCTATACATTAGAAATTTTGTTATGTATCCCGAATTTAACGCCTTTATAGCAAAGTATTCCGAAAAAATATACCAACAGAAGAATACCGAAATAGTTCAAGCAGGAAAAAAAAGACCTCAACGGCTTGAAGATATCTTCAGAATTGCAGAATTACTCAAATTCACTTCATTTTTCGCAAAGAATGTGATGCCTTTTTACGGCATAAGCGATAAAAACATATTTGAAATGAATGAGTATGAGGAAGAAAATATAGAAACACCTCAAGAACCTAAGTATCTGGAGGAAATGATTGATTAAGATTACCATAGGAATATTTGTCATTGTAATAGCTTTTTTACTCGGGATTATTATCGGTAAGTATAAAGAAAGGAGCTTAAATCTAAAAAAATTAAAAGAGGCAAGAAAGGACGCCGTAAAACGCTCAAGAGCCGTTTTAAACGGACAGCTTTCAGAGCAGCTCGCTCCATTCCTTCCCGATTTTCCGGCCGATCCGACAGAAATTCAGTTTATAGGAAAACCTGTAGACTACATAGCTTTTAATGGAGCATCTCAAGGAACAATCAAAGATATAAGTTTTATCGAAATAAAAACAGGCTCATCAACTTTGAGTCCTGTGGAAAAAACATTAAAAGATGTAATCGAAAAAAAGAAGATAAGGTATATCGAATATCGGGTAGATTTCGGCAAAAAATAGAGTTTTTAGATTAAACCGCATAAAAATACAATAAAAATCATAAAAATACATATTTTTCGCAAAAACTATTGACACTTTTTATTTAATTTGATAAATTATCGTCACACACAGAAAAGATACACATACTACTTCAAAAGAACCCCCGTATCCTCCTTTCGGGGGTTCTTTTCTTTTTTAGAAGAAAATTAATCTACTTTTTTATAAAAAAATCGGAATCCAGAACTTCAACAGAAGCGGAATCCTTCCCAAAAACGGATATGGAATTATCTTTATAAAACAAAAAATAGGCAGGCCTTCCGGGGTTTCCGATGAGGGGAAAATCCTCCGTTATCAAACTTTGCAAAAGAGTCCGTGCTTTTTCTTCTCCCAGAACATAGCAAGATGTAGAAAGAGCATCGGCAAGGGCAGAGCTTTCGCTCATAATTGAAACAGCATTTAAATCGTTTTGTACAGGATAGCCGGTTTTCGAATCAAAGATGTGATGATAAATTATTCCGTCTTTTTTGATAAATCTTTCATAATTACCTGAGGTTACAAGGGATGCATCCTGAAGATCCATACCGGCAGCAGAATTATTTTTGCCTATTATAGGATTTCTCAAAGCAACTTTCCAAGTTTTTCCCGACGGATTTTTACCGGAAGCTAGGATGTTTCCTCCAAGATCTATTAAAAAATCCTTTATGCCGTAATTAAAAAGTATTTTTGCAATCTTATCGGCAGCATAGCCCTTGGCAATCCCGCCAAGATCCAGCCTCATACCTTCTTTTTTTAGAAAAACCTTATTACCGTCACTTAGGATTATATTTTTATAGTCTAAAAGGGGCAAAACCTTTTTAATATCTGAGGGAGAAGGCACGGCCTCATTTTCAAAGCCGATGTTCCAAATTTTGACCAAGGGTCCGATGGCAGGGTTAAAGGCTCCATCGGTTAATTCAGCCATCATAAGGGAAATTTGCAAAAGCTCATATAATTCAGGCGAAACTTCTATAGGAGAATTGCCCGCAGCTTTGTTAAGACGCTCCAGCTCAGACTCTTCTGTAGAGGTTAATCCTTTTAGGTTATTATTTTCTGCCGAAATCTTATCGGTGTTTGCATTAAAGATT
This genomic window contains:
- a CDS encoding MiaB/RimO family radical SAM methylthiotransferase, whose translation is MDLHGCAKNQVDAELIIGIMENLSWKNTSNPGEADLIIVNSCGFINSAKEESINAVLQAKAAHPKAKILLAGCLAERYAEVLKNDLPEADGIFGNGNLSLLPQLIETMFPQKPSNGKNIDRILLAPQVGVCGGERPTILNFPRSAYIKITEGCDNFCSFCAIPLIRGRLRSRSVKDICDEIKSFLKKGFYEFNLIGQDLAAYQTGKDDLKEAEQNKEKSSGLALLLKSISEISGNFKIRLLYIHPDHFPLDILPIMTADKRFLPYFDIPFQSGAKKIIKAMNRKGSADFYLHIVKNIREAFKKANSPYGEPQIRTTFLVGFPGETDEDFNETINFLKELKPLWSGGFTYSREEDTPSYSFKGRVPKKTAELRLAEIQKTQTSITEKKLDSFMGRETEVLVEELIPTDQFITENEEGELEEDKTFLALGRAWFQAPEVDGAVVLSFNSGTKDSDGNPIAPGSIVKAKILARNGFDLEALAL
- a CDS encoding M15 family metallopeptidase, with amino-acid sequence MTRYFDSTKMQTILENFKKLFLILFFFIANLNFSPCQAKDKFDPFNFNLDNPWLSLKAIQTAYPDLIKNISFDSEVNDWFITIRNQNLYWAEGRLLLKKDLKNRQNWAPIISYFYSDEIQNPKHFSEDHIRALKPENLIKNRKKAPPPNYTFFMLLFNGKNRSEIIKQLRRSHFLGYEVWVHQRVVEPLRRVQTKIYQAQKTNKEVKKFLKELSQCWSFNWRVIADSGKLSNHSWGSAIDLLPKNYRNKKIYWFWEAVRDDYWMKIMPYRRWIPPKAIIDAFESEGFIWGGNWTLWDNMHFEYRPEILYIRNFVMYPEFNAFIAKYSEKIYQQKNTEIVQAGKKRPQRLEDIFRIAELLKFTSFFAKNVMPFYGISDKNIFEMNEYEEENIETPQEPKYLEEMID
- a CDS encoding outer membrane lipoprotein carrier protein LolA codes for the protein MKKNIGIILFILVGSLCFSQNITTAGDLFSSVSERYAQIQDYLVDMNITVGTSTQQATAMFKRPDKLRLDFKAPEEQCIVFNGSTLSIYLPQYRTILTQDVEQSNAGGSSLATPQGLSLMKRGYTIQYDATSAPQPLEEGSSENVIILLMNRKSATETFKTLRVMIYPEGKLIRRIEAVPVSGGKIIFDFYNYRINAGVGSKNFVFDAPSTAKSFNDFLFVD
- a CDS encoding Holliday junction resolvase-like protein, with the protein product MIKITIGIFVIVIAFLLGIIIGKYKERSLNLKKLKEARKDAVKRSRAVLNGQLSEQLAPFLPDFPADPTEIQFIGKPVDYIAFNGASQGTIKDISFIEIKTGSSTLSPVEKTLKDVIEKKKIRYIEYRVDFGKK
- a CDS encoding RodZ family helix-turn-helix domain-containing protein yields the protein MNEIGKLLTETRIKKDLELDQVARETNIAKRYLEALENDDYSVFPAEPYVVGFLRNYCEYLDLDPDEIANLYKQIKIQETSLPPDALLERRGFALSKPLIIGFGVIAAVAVIIVAVFFAFKSIIPAIQQKRTEANVKTEIKEAREAKIHEINKEKYEQRIFEGDTLKLNIKEKEFTLEVEKISPKLSLKTALGSQIISLGQTVKIDLDNDLTPDIEITLEDIDKNNADSGALVSIVSGTGIAQGSHSAETDVVVSEEDSQASAAYKVLFESGSAYPVTLNATFRGYCLFRHEADRANREERYYQKAEQLTVQANNGLRIWASNGNAVKLQVVAGGKTVDLEVSRPGEVIVKDLKWIRDDETKRFKFIVVDVD
- a CDS encoding FAD:protein FMN transferase, producing the protein MLKHFNFFSFFLILLVFSCKPERAEYSKTWIALGTVCRVRILTYEPKKNAEAVLEKTHEALLRLDSIFNANTDKISAENNNLKGLTSTEESELERLNKAAGNSPIEVSPELYELLQISLMMAELTDGAFNPAIGPLVKIWNIGFENEAVPSPSDIKKVLPLLDYKNIILSDGNKVFLKKEGMRLDLGGIAKGYAADKIAKILFNYGIKDFLIDLGGNILASGKNPSGKTWKVALRNPIIGKNNSAAGMDLQDASLVTSGNYERFIKKDGIIYHHIFDSKTGYPVQNDLNAVSIMSESSALADALSTSCYVLGEEKARTLLQSLITEDFPLIGNPGRPAYFLFYKDNSISVFGKDSASVEVLDSDFFIKK